A portion of the Tiliqua scincoides isolate rTilSci1 chromosome 3, rTilSci1.hap2, whole genome shotgun sequence genome contains these proteins:
- the ST3GAL5 gene encoding lactosylceramide alpha-2,3-sialyltransferase isoform X1: protein MKHCVLHYLQMDGQIHIILVVVGLSFLYMIKFALDPEECDMMNFHHMPSDHSQRAQKYTKQVLQAKCRPSFVKEEMGRLFLEKYNMNTFPFVKRNVTAHKAVFTYEPPFGFHKYSEKLQDLLELLPEHDLPESLQSKNCKHCVVIGSSGVLHGLELGYALNQFDIVIRLNDAPVRGYENDVGNKTTIRMTYPEGAPLSDHEYYPNSLFVAVLFKSVDFAWIQAVLKNETLPFWMRLFFWRHVPERIPLTPKQFRILNPLIVTETALGFLEYPKPQWHFWGLMNENVPTTGVIAVVLALHLCDEVSLAGFGYDLSQPNIPLHYYDNLCMAAIKGQKMHNVTTEGKFLQKLIKEGVVKDLSGGIHCNFCRRAN, encoded by the exons atgaagcactgtgtcttgcattacttacagatggatggacaaat ACATATCATACTTGTGGTGGTTGGCCTCTCCTTCCTTTACATGATCAAGTTCGCCTTGGATCCTGAAGAGTGTGACATGATGAATTTTCATCACATGCCCTCTGACCACTCACAG AGAGCACAAAAGTACACCAAGCAAGTTCTGCAAGCCAAATGTCGACCATCTTTTGTGAAGGAGGAGATGGGCCGGTTGTTCTTGGAGAAGTATAACATGAATACATTTCCTTTTGTAAAGAGAAATGTGACTGCACACAAAGCTGTCTTTACTTATGAGCCTCCCTTTGGATTTCACAAGTATTCTGAAAAACTACAGGATCTACTGGAACTCTTGCCTGAACATGATTTACCAGAAAGCTTGCAGTCCAAGAACTGTAAGCACTGCGTGGTGATTGGGAGCAGTGGGGTGCTTCATGGACTGGAATTGGGCTATGCCCTGAATCAATTTGATATTGTTATAAG ATTAAATGATGCACCAGTTCGGGGGTATGAAAATGATGTCGGTAATAAAACTACCATAAGGATGACATATCCAGAAGGTGCTCCCTTGTCTGATCATGAGTATTATCCAAATAGCCtgtttgttgctgttttatttaaaagtgtTGATTTTGCTTGGATTCAAGCAGTGTTGAAAAATGAAACCCTG CCATTCTGGATGCGACTGTTTTTTTGGAGGCATGTGCCTGAAAGAATACCTCTGACACCGAAACAATTCCGTATTTTGAACCCACTAATCGTTACAGAGACAGCACTAGGTTTTCTGGAGTACCCAAAACCTCAGTGGCATTTCTGGGGATTGATGAATGAG aATGTCCCTACAACTGGAGTCATTGCAGttgttttggctttgcatttaTGTGATGAAGTGAGTTTAGCTGGGTTTGGATATGATCTTAGTCAACCAAACATACCATTACATTATTACGACAACCTCTGCATGGCTGCCATCAAAGGACAAAAAATGCATAACGTGACTACAGAAGGGAAGTTTCTTCAGAAGCTTATAAAAGAGGGAGTTGTGAAAGACCTTAGTGGAGGAATACATTGCAACTTCTGCAGAAGAGCAAACTAA
- the ST3GAL5 gene encoding lactosylceramide alpha-2,3-sialyltransferase isoform X4 — translation MQSAESFASRSRPAVATGCAEPGAVARTGGSGAGDAMLSENSNIHHDKECRPSVLFSKLVAHKDEKTKRICKRTYQVSKHIILVVVGLSFLYMIKFALDPEECDMMNFHHMPSDHSQRAQKYTKQVLQAKCRPSFVKEEMGRLFLEKYNMNTFPFVKRNVTAHKAVFTYEPPFGFHKYSEKLQDLLELLPEHDLPESLQSKNCKHCVVIGSSGVLHGLELGYALNQFDIVIRLNDAPVRGYENDVGNKTTIRMTYPEGAPLSDHEYYPNSLFVAVLFKSVDFAWIQAVLKNETLPFWMRLFFWRHVPERIPLTPKQFRILNPLIVTETALGFLEYPKPQWHFWGLMNENVPTTGVIAVVLALHLCDEVSLAGFGYDLSQPNIPLHYYDNLCMAAIKGQKMHNVTTEGKFLQKLIKEGVVKDLSGGIHCNFCRRAN, via the exons ATGCAAAGTGCCGAGAGCTTTGCAAGCCGGAGTCGGCCAGCGGTAGCCACAGGGTGCGCAGAGCCCGGTGCGGTGGCAAGGACAGGAGGAAGCGGCGCAGGCGATG CCATGCTGAGTGAAAATAGCAATATTCACCACGATAAGGAATGCCGGCCTTCTGTGCTATTTTCTAAGCTGGTCGCCCATAAAGATGAGAAGACCAAGAGGATTTGTAAAAGGACCTATCAAGTAagtaa ACATATCATACTTGTGGTGGTTGGCCTCTCCTTCCTTTACATGATCAAGTTCGCCTTGGATCCTGAAGAGTGTGACATGATGAATTTTCATCACATGCCCTCTGACCACTCACAG AGAGCACAAAAGTACACCAAGCAAGTTCTGCAAGCCAAATGTCGACCATCTTTTGTGAAGGAGGAGATGGGCCGGTTGTTCTTGGAGAAGTATAACATGAATACATTTCCTTTTGTAAAGAGAAATGTGACTGCACACAAAGCTGTCTTTACTTATGAGCCTCCCTTTGGATTTCACAAGTATTCTGAAAAACTACAGGATCTACTGGAACTCTTGCCTGAACATGATTTACCAGAAAGCTTGCAGTCCAAGAACTGTAAGCACTGCGTGGTGATTGGGAGCAGTGGGGTGCTTCATGGACTGGAATTGGGCTATGCCCTGAATCAATTTGATATTGTTATAAG ATTAAATGATGCACCAGTTCGGGGGTATGAAAATGATGTCGGTAATAAAACTACCATAAGGATGACATATCCAGAAGGTGCTCCCTTGTCTGATCATGAGTATTATCCAAATAGCCtgtttgttgctgttttatttaaaagtgtTGATTTTGCTTGGATTCAAGCAGTGTTGAAAAATGAAACCCTG CCATTCTGGATGCGACTGTTTTTTTGGAGGCATGTGCCTGAAAGAATACCTCTGACACCGAAACAATTCCGTATTTTGAACCCACTAATCGTTACAGAGACAGCACTAGGTTTTCTGGAGTACCCAAAACCTCAGTGGCATTTCTGGGGATTGATGAATGAG aATGTCCCTACAACTGGAGTCATTGCAGttgttttggctttgcatttaTGTGATGAAGTGAGTTTAGCTGGGTTTGGATATGATCTTAGTCAACCAAACATACCATTACATTATTACGACAACCTCTGCATGGCTGCCATCAAAGGACAAAAAATGCATAACGTGACTACAGAAGGGAAGTTTCTTCAGAAGCTTATAAAAGAGGGAGTTGTGAAAGACCTTAGTGGAGGAATACATTGCAACTTCTGCAGAAGAGCAAACTAA
- the ST3GAL5 gene encoding lactosylceramide alpha-2,3-sialyltransferase isoform X3, which yields MIKFALDPEECDMMNFHHMPSDHSQRAQKYTKQVLQAKCRPSFVKEEMGRLFLEKYNMNTFPFVKRNVTAHKAVFTYEPPFGFHKYSEKLQDLLELLPEHDLPESLQSKNCKHCVVIGSSGVLHGLELGYALNQFDIVIRLNDAPVRGYENDVGNKTTIRMTYPEGAPLSDHEYYPNSLFVAVLFKSVDFAWIQAVLKNETLPFWMRLFFWRHVPERIPLTPKQFRILNPLIVTETALGFLEYPKPQWHFWGLMNENVPTTGVIAVVLALHLCDEVSLAGFGYDLSQPNIPLHYYDNLCMAAIKGQKMHNVTTEGKFLQKLIKEGVVKDLSGGIHCNFCRRAN from the exons ATGATCAAGTTCGCCTTGGATCCTGAAGAGTGTGACATGATGAATTTTCATCACATGCCCTCTGACCACTCACAG AGAGCACAAAAGTACACCAAGCAAGTTCTGCAAGCCAAATGTCGACCATCTTTTGTGAAGGAGGAGATGGGCCGGTTGTTCTTGGAGAAGTATAACATGAATACATTTCCTTTTGTAAAGAGAAATGTGACTGCACACAAAGCTGTCTTTACTTATGAGCCTCCCTTTGGATTTCACAAGTATTCTGAAAAACTACAGGATCTACTGGAACTCTTGCCTGAACATGATTTACCAGAAAGCTTGCAGTCCAAGAACTGTAAGCACTGCGTGGTGATTGGGAGCAGTGGGGTGCTTCATGGACTGGAATTGGGCTATGCCCTGAATCAATTTGATATTGTTATAAG ATTAAATGATGCACCAGTTCGGGGGTATGAAAATGATGTCGGTAATAAAACTACCATAAGGATGACATATCCAGAAGGTGCTCCCTTGTCTGATCATGAGTATTATCCAAATAGCCtgtttgttgctgttttatttaaaagtgtTGATTTTGCTTGGATTCAAGCAGTGTTGAAAAATGAAACCCTG CCATTCTGGATGCGACTGTTTTTTTGGAGGCATGTGCCTGAAAGAATACCTCTGACACCGAAACAATTCCGTATTTTGAACCCACTAATCGTTACAGAGACAGCACTAGGTTTTCTGGAGTACCCAAAACCTCAGTGGCATTTCTGGGGATTGATGAATGAG aATGTCCCTACAACTGGAGTCATTGCAGttgttttggctttgcatttaTGTGATGAAGTGAGTTTAGCTGGGTTTGGATATGATCTTAGTCAACCAAACATACCATTACATTATTACGACAACCTCTGCATGGCTGCCATCAAAGGACAAAAAATGCATAACGTGACTACAGAAGGGAAGTTTCTTCAGAAGCTTATAAAAGAGGGAGTTGTGAAAGACCTTAGTGGAGGAATACATTGCAACTTCTGCAGAAGAGCAAACTAA
- the ST3GAL5 gene encoding lactosylceramide alpha-2,3-sialyltransferase isoform X2 produces the protein MRRPRGFVKGPIKHIILVVVGLSFLYMIKFALDPEECDMMNFHHMPSDHSQRAQKYTKQVLQAKCRPSFVKEEMGRLFLEKYNMNTFPFVKRNVTAHKAVFTYEPPFGFHKYSEKLQDLLELLPEHDLPESLQSKNCKHCVVIGSSGVLHGLELGYALNQFDIVIRLNDAPVRGYENDVGNKTTIRMTYPEGAPLSDHEYYPNSLFVAVLFKSVDFAWIQAVLKNETLPFWMRLFFWRHVPERIPLTPKQFRILNPLIVTETALGFLEYPKPQWHFWGLMNENVPTTGVIAVVLALHLCDEVSLAGFGYDLSQPNIPLHYYDNLCMAAIKGQKMHNVTTEGKFLQKLIKEGVVKDLSGGIHCNFCRRAN, from the exons ATGAGAAGACCAAGAGGATTTGTAAAAGGACCTATCAA ACATATCATACTTGTGGTGGTTGGCCTCTCCTTCCTTTACATGATCAAGTTCGCCTTGGATCCTGAAGAGTGTGACATGATGAATTTTCATCACATGCCCTCTGACCACTCACAG AGAGCACAAAAGTACACCAAGCAAGTTCTGCAAGCCAAATGTCGACCATCTTTTGTGAAGGAGGAGATGGGCCGGTTGTTCTTGGAGAAGTATAACATGAATACATTTCCTTTTGTAAAGAGAAATGTGACTGCACACAAAGCTGTCTTTACTTATGAGCCTCCCTTTGGATTTCACAAGTATTCTGAAAAACTACAGGATCTACTGGAACTCTTGCCTGAACATGATTTACCAGAAAGCTTGCAGTCCAAGAACTGTAAGCACTGCGTGGTGATTGGGAGCAGTGGGGTGCTTCATGGACTGGAATTGGGCTATGCCCTGAATCAATTTGATATTGTTATAAG ATTAAATGATGCACCAGTTCGGGGGTATGAAAATGATGTCGGTAATAAAACTACCATAAGGATGACATATCCAGAAGGTGCTCCCTTGTCTGATCATGAGTATTATCCAAATAGCCtgtttgttgctgttttatttaaaagtgtTGATTTTGCTTGGATTCAAGCAGTGTTGAAAAATGAAACCCTG CCATTCTGGATGCGACTGTTTTTTTGGAGGCATGTGCCTGAAAGAATACCTCTGACACCGAAACAATTCCGTATTTTGAACCCACTAATCGTTACAGAGACAGCACTAGGTTTTCTGGAGTACCCAAAACCTCAGTGGCATTTCTGGGGATTGATGAATGAG aATGTCCCTACAACTGGAGTCATTGCAGttgttttggctttgcatttaTGTGATGAAGTGAGTTTAGCTGGGTTTGGATATGATCTTAGTCAACCAAACATACCATTACATTATTACGACAACCTCTGCATGGCTGCCATCAAAGGACAAAAAATGCATAACGTGACTACAGAAGGGAAGTTTCTTCAGAAGCTTATAAAAGAGGGAGTTGTGAAAGACCTTAGTGGAGGAATACATTGCAACTTCTGCAGAAGAGCAAACTAA